The following DNA comes from Rosa rugosa chromosome 5, drRosRugo1.1, whole genome shotgun sequence.
AGGCATAATTATGATGATTAAAAGaaatttacacacacacacacacacacatatatatatatatgtataacaTTGATCGATTGTTTAAGAGCCACTTGGTGAAACTTAAACCAGGATATTAATAAAATGTAGGTTTAGCATAGAGAAATAGTTAACATCCAAGTATTCTAGAAGAGGTGATAAGAGGATAAACTATAAGAGATTCTATTTAATTGCTTAATCTGAACAAAAAAACTGCCACGGAAGTTGGTATGAAATTGATAAACAAGCAAACACAAATTAGATTAGAAAAAGGCTCATTATGGATGTAAGCTACAAATTAAGTTCCAATGTTTTAAGGCATAACCTTTACTTTCATTGCTTAGCTATCTCTATAATAGCTGACAAAACTCCAGACACTTGGATATTGTGTGATTTATTCTGGCATtaattccttatctccaattgaTTAATTGAGATGGTGAGTATAAAAGTGAAATGTATGAACAGACCTTCCCGTTCCATTCTGACCAAATACCCCAGTGAGGAAACATGCCAAGTTGGTACAGGCCTCCTGCATCCCAAGCTTCAGCTATCAGCTGTTTGGGAAATGGCAAAGAACGCCCAATCAGTAATCCTTCTAGCAGCTACACTAATAATAGTAATCACCAATAAGCTTTAGAAATGAACAAAAGCTAACTTCTTATGCAGGATTAGATAATTGAAAAGAGTAAGCTAAATTCTTCTGCAAAAATCACCATGGCTCAGCAAAATTCCAGAAACAGGAAGCAAAAGTGATGAATAGAGAATTTTgtcatgaaaaaataaaaataactttTATGAATAAAAAAGGGATTTTGCATGTAAGCACTGAGACAGAGAAAAATAAGATGTGAAAACAGCACTTTCTTTGGGTGTTCCAGTTCGGCTAGCATTTTTTCTAGTCTGCTAGTCATCTGTCAGCAGAAAACTTTAACCAGATCTATAGACGTCTACCATCTATACCATATTATGCTTAATAAGAATAAAGAAATTATCAATGGAGGAAACAAGTGATCAAAATAACCAAGCCAAAATGATTAAAATGGATCTATACATGTCTACTATCTGGTATTTTGAAAAACTGGAGAGCGGAAGCTGATCAAAATAAACCAATCAGAGTATCAGTTCTAACAAATGGTCGCTTGTAAAGAAATATTTATATCGTTAGCCAACTATATCAACTACACTGTGTTTCTATAATAGACATATAAAAGTCAATGCAGCTTAAAAAAGTTTTTGGAGTGTGTAAATTTATTGTAACCTGACAGGCTACTTCCATTCTGCATGGCCCTTGGAACTTAAAAATATTGATAAAAATAATTACTAGTTGTATTTATGAAAGGTGTGAAGTTAGAACCTTCACTCCATGAAGTATTGGATCATTACTAATCATGTCAATCAATGGAGGGCTAGCGAGAGGGGTTCCAGTTGTCAACAAGTCACCTTCTATCAGACTCCCGTATACATTAGTTGAATCCCAGAGACTGTGGACAAAGGAAAGGAAGATAAAGGACAGAAATAAACACCAATCTCCTGTTTTAAGTAATTCTGAACTTCGCATCTAGCAGATAACCTGGTACCCCTGGTCATAATAGAAGCAAGATCAAAGCGGAACCCATCCACGTGCATCTCTGTTACCCAATATCTGttgtgaagaaaagaaaaacaatgacATTTTAACCTCGGACTATTGAGTAAGATGATTGCcatgaaaacaaataaatagCTCAAtagttaaaaaatatatataaaaaataatttaaaaaaacacTGATAAATTATCCTTGTTTTCTGTTAGCAACATCATTTAGGTTTAAGTTCAAAGACTAACAGATTCATGAGTAGTTTACACATGATCGTTACTTTTATACTAATGAGTATGAACTGCTCTTTTTatacttcttttctttctacACTTGCGATTATTCACACATATGTAGATCTCCAAGGTTACAAATTATTTATGCCAATAGTGAAAGTTGTTTATGCCTGCATAACCAAAGTAATACATGCAACATACTTGATGAAGCTTGACCACCAATAAGGTATTGGTTGGGTGACTTGGGTCACAGATTATCATGTGGAACTATATATAGAAATCTCTGCCAATATCAAATTCACTACAGCATGTACTCTAGAGATGGGATTCTCGGACAGAAATTTAGATTGGAAGTTTGGGCCATGTCTACCTCAAGCAATCTACTATGAATTGTCGCACAACAGGATGGTTGCAATTGAATGTGTTACCACACCCTGAATAATTATAAAACTCTCCCtgcaaagggaaaaaaaaaaaggacaataGATTTAGTTTGCATATATGTACAAAGACAATTGAACCAGATAAGATCAAACAGGAAAAGTTAAATAGAATCTTTATCAATTCACAACTTAAACTGCACtcttctcatcttttcttcAAATTTAGTCAAATAGTGAAATATAGttcagagctataccttagggGCGAGCATGTAATAGACACTGTTGTCAGCACCTCTAAAAGACAAAATGGGACCATTTTCATTCCCTTCAGCTGTGTGATTGAAAACAACATCCATGATCACCTGGTTTAATAGAACTGATTTTGAAAATCTTGAAGACAAAATATATCAATAAAGAATTTTGGAATCATAGTAGTATTAGCTGTCACCTCAATTCCACGTCTATGTGCTTCTTTAACAAGAAACTTGACTTCATTTATTGCATCACGGCCGCAATTACGTGTGCCAGCGGATGAATATCTTATCATTGGTGAAAAGTAACTGACAGTTGAATATCCCCAAAAATTTACCCTGGGaacaaatgaaaacaagttTATACAAGATGCTGGAATGTTGTGTTGCAGTTTATAAGATATTAAAATACTGAAAAAGTTGGTCTGCAATTTGGACTGCTTTATAGCAGAGTACCTGTACGGTTTTTCTTAAAATCACCAATGGGATTATTCTACTCTAGGAAGTTAAGTTCTATGGGATCTGAACTGTTAGCTTTCTTTTAATTTTGCACGAAGATTCTCTATTATTCataaaaaggaaaggaaagaaaactatGTAGATAGGAGGTAAAAGTATAGTACTTGTAGTCACCCAAGACAGAATTGTAGCCAAAGTACTCCAGTTCATTGAACTCATGACATGGCATTAACTCTATACAGTTGATCCCAAGTTCCTGCAAGATGAACAGAACCTAATAAGAACATCCAGAAACTAACATGCATGACCATGTTAGTTTTTTATCATCGCAGTAAACTGTTCGCGCTGGTAATATATTTGACTCTTAAAACAATCGTTGTGTCTATTTCTCCTCTTATCCTCGTATACATGAAATGGTGGTTTCTCTTTACTTTGGGATACTACACTAAAAAGTTATTAAAGGGCTTCCATGGTGTAAACTTTAGCACGTCTATAAAAAATAGAATATTTTATGTTCTGTGAATTCTAACACGTATGTACAAATATTTGTTTGGTCGGTGCATGCTTCAGAAGACAAAGTTTATATTCATTAAAAGTAGAAACATTTATCATTCATATGTCCAATTGTCTTCCAATGCACTATGCTTGCACATGCAGAATTGTTGTTAAAATATAATCTGGAAATTATACCATCCCAAGGAAGGAGGGCATTTTTCTCTACAAGATCTCGGAAGAGTACCTTTAAGTGATCAAGCTTCTCCACCAAACCACAGTATGTACCAGGCAATTCAGTCATGCTCGATTCATGCCTTGTAAAACCTCGCACATGCATTTCATATATGATAAGATCTTTTTGTGGATACTTCAGAGGTAAATCTCCTTCCCAGTTGAACTGAAATCAAATGGAAGAGTGTTGGAAAGATATTCCAAATCATAGAAAATGTGATTAATTGCCAAACTTCTCTGTTGTTTAAGAACTAAGCTCTTGAGCTGAGTTTCCTGTAAATATTACAGTGGGATGAAAATTCAAGTTACAggtttatataaaaaaaataaaattaaaaataaaaaaaggaagaagaggggAAACAATCACAGGACAGTTATATGGTTACTTTCAATATAATTCCTGGGAATAATAACTTACGCGTTTTAACTGAAAAAATACATCAAATGACTTTTACAAGGAGAGGAATCTCACAAAGGTCAGCAAGGTAAGAATGCAATTTACATTTATTTAACAAATTGTATTCCCATCCCATCCCCTACCCAGAGAAACAAAACAACATTGATCCAGATTACTAGAAATATCCTTAGAAGTTAAAGGAGCCAAGAATGAATAAACCTCTCATAAACTAGCACCACCTAATGTGCAAACCCCAGAAATTAAACCCGAATATATTAATGCTCGTAAATGTAATGTATCTTGAACAGAGCATTACCAGGCCTTGAAAGTCTATGTTAACATGCCCCGTAATCAAATTTTTGAACTTCTTTACTCTAAGCAATGAGATTTGATTCACATTTTAGATTGTTGCAAGTGCACACAGTTTGAATCATGATGATAAGTAAGACTTTAGGGAAGAAGAGAaggataaaataaaataaaaggagaaagTTCAGAGTCAAAGAGATGCTTCTTGAGTCATTTTGTACCATCTACTACAGAAGTTATAATGGAGTGAACTAGAAAATATTACTTCATAAAAAAGTAAAGATATTTATGCATTATAAGGAACATGTTTTATATACAGTGGAGTACTGAGATAGAAATATCACAATTAGAGTTATTATTTAGTAGTGATGCAGATGGTGTCAATGTTGGTCATGTGTGTGTTACAatataattaaataaacatatTTACTTACAAACAGAATTGGTTGGTAAACAATTGTATGAATAAAGTACCTTATCATCAAAAGAAGGTACCGTGCAGGCCATTTGAGGCCAGCAATTACCATCAGGACCTAGACTCCCAAATTCACCTCTGCGTATAACTGCCTAGACAAAATTTAGAAAAACAATAACAAATGAGTGCTTCCACACAAGTTAATAAGTCCCGTGCTTGAATCATATGACTAATTCATAAAAAGCAAACAAATTTCGTACTCAGTGAAGTATAACAGAAGAAAAAACCACACAAGAAAAAGGAAATAGTAAATAAAAGATTCAGTCATTGAGATCAATCACCTTTGCATAAGGATCCAATACAATCTTTGACGAATCATAGTAGTGTCCCTCTTGCGGAGAAAACTTGCCGTCGAATTTGTATCCATATAGGATATCTTTGACATCTCCAGTTAGAAATACATGCCACACATTACCAGTCTTATTGTTCACAGGATCAAGAGGGATCTGCTCAGTAACTTTATCCTGCATCAAATGAATAGCATTGACTAATcatgttaagaaactcaagaatcAAAAGCCAAGTGCAATGTTCAATTTTAAGTGCAAGATTCAAGACTAGCAAGGCAATTTgataaattcaaaaaaaaaaaaaaaaaaaaagccacacTCCAACTCTCAGTGTTAGCAGTAGGTTTCTATAACACAAACTGCTACagagaaaattgagaaaatgaCAGACCTGCTCTAAATCGGCGAGAGTGATCAAACAGAGAGTGGCGGAAACGGCATTGCCGGCGTAGACAGCGAAGTTAACCCCACCGTCGCGGGGCGTGGCGCCGAAGGGAGTCGGATGACCTTCGGAGACCTGAAAACGACGCAGTTTGGGCCTCTCGGCCACCGCGGTAACCACCGCCGCGCCTCCGTCGCTTGCCTTCACCGCCGACGGAGCACCGCCTCTCCGAAACCCTAGCATCATCTGCCAATTGAGACGGTTGGGGCTTCGGCTCCGGAGCCTTGCATTGGAAGCAAAGAGGAGGCGGTGGCGGTGAGAGTGGAGTCTGGGAGCACTGGACCAAGTGGTTAGGTGCTCCATTGGCTCATgaatggagaagagagagagagagaaggagggagtGGGAGTGATTCTATCTCATCATCTGAAAAGAGAAGAGTGTGGGAATTCTTGTTGGAAATGGTTGGGAGATTTTGGAGCCATGTTTTTGGATTTGATCAGTTAAATAAATCTCAGTCCGCAGCTGCATTTTCGTTCGCGAATCGCAATATCTGGTGGGTCCCGCAGGTGTCTGTTTACCGTTTTAAATAATTTCGTGACTGGGACTCCGACGGTCCGACCCCGACCCTTTTGGGCCCTCACACCAAAAGCCACCGTACATTTGGAATCGAAAACAAACGGCATTTAATTCATGCTTCATGCCTTGATCTTGCTTAATCTTTTAAGGAGAAATTATTAGGTTGGGAGAAATTATTAGGTAGCGTAAACGCGCCACGTGGCTGATATACTTAGTcaatcatttttttattttttaattatattctgaaattatttatgttaattaaaatgaaatacttAAAGCACTGATTGATTGAGCGTACCGCCACGTGGCACACATACCCTACCTAAGAATCTCTCTATATTAAGCGCATGTTAGCCAACTTTAAGTTTTTGTACAATATTCAAATGCCTAgttctaaaaagaaaaaataaaagacggATTTTAGAGAGGGAAATTAtagaattttctcttttattgaGTGGTCATTTTGAGAGTTGGTGGCATTTTCCGATCATTTCTCCCAACATGGGAGTTTGTGGCAGCTCTCTTTGTtattcacttctttttttttcactctttctttatttatttacggGTCAGATTCTGCTCATTGGCGAATAAAGAGAGTGCAAGCCATGCAAAAACAGTGGAGATAGTCATGCCTTACTTTTAGTTTCTCATCAAGTGGAAGGAATTAAAGGCTAAAATTGTCACACTCCGATTTTCAGTCACAAATAATAATACAATATCAATCAATCACAAGTACTCCTGACGTGAATGGTTCAAACATTAACactaaatattaataaaatattcctTTAAACAAGGCAACAAACGATGTCCAGAACCCCCAATATAaatacagactcgttctttagagtcacatatcaCATTACACAAAGTTTATGAATTAAGTtgagttaacaaaataataagtaaacgcTCCTTATGAGCTTACCACAAAACGGAAGtctaataaaatcaaagtaCACTAAATTAGCTTCTGACTCCTACCACTGCGATCGCAAGACTTCAACTTCAGCCACGATGaccctgacctgcaagattaacccctgcaccattgaatagtgcaccgggttgcaacaGACAAACCTGGTAAGTTTaagaaagcttgtatgagtaaacttgaaacaacaaaatagaaACACTTACTTAAGTCATCTCAACCTAAACAAACGATAAACATATATCACAGCTACAACCATCAGTTTCATAACCTTCCACATCATGCTAATATAAgtcaactcgtgactaaaaCTATATGCTCCGATTCTCaacctagcatccaattacacaaatttcagTCAAACAAAATCACCTCAAGTAATGTTTGAAAATCATTTTAACGCACAACGGTGAATTACAAAATCACACTCCTTTCCTCTCGACcggaagcctttgtcatcaacgtgacatcaaaggtgaaaatcaATGAATCACTTTCCGATCCTCTCCATAAAGAACAATCATCACCACTATGACCCTTCAAATCATTCAAACCCTCAAAAGTAATTCCAAGAAGAAATAAGGCAATTCCAATCGAAAACAAAGGTAAATCAGTTCATAGTAGCCCATgtgtatagtttagttcaggaggttacatgaaaacaatcaattcaaatcatagtaatccatGCATATagttttagttcaggagattacattaagaCAATTAATTCAAATCATAGTTATCATCACAAACTCCATACTCTCACATCTGTAGGTAGCTTCAATCTTCACAGTTAACATCTCATTAGTTGTTAACTTAAGAACAAACATACCTCTTTCACAGAGAATTCATTACAGCAACCCTTTCGAtcgttgttaacttaataacgaTTCAACCTCCTTTACAGAGCaatcatcacactgatcatcacactgattttaCTAGTCATCACACTGATATTCTCACATCCTTTACACAgtaatcatcacaaagatcGTCAAAGTGATCATGACACACATAATATTCCTATACATgctaccatatcttaaatcaCAAGTTAAGATGGTCATATTAgacccatggtatctcaacaaatgaaattctacaatcacaactcaatactCAATTTCACCATTCTCAAACAACAATGAACTTAATTTAACATAAACAGCTCGTATCACAACAAatgcaccaatacatatatatttcaagtaaatacacacacacacacgcagtcattcactcaggaatgccactaatactaactatagtttgcagttaaataaataacttccaaaacgataaggtaagtACATGTCACCTTGCTGGATCTCCGTTGTGTTTTCTGCTTGGACGAAACGGAAACAGGTACTCATCTTTTTAGGTCTTGTCCTGCTTTGTCTTGTTTTTGGTTGTTTGGACCGCTGAAAATCCATGCTAGGGAGCACCCAGCCAAGGATGAGATTGCATATGGGTTATGGATATGTTGGATGCATTGCATGTGGACCACCGTGACTTGTTTTTGGAGTGCATTTGGGCCATCTGGGCCGAGCGGAACAATGTAGTGTGGAAGAGTGTCTCCTTCCAACCCATGAATTTGATTAGGTGGTCAGTCCGTGTCTTAGAGGAGTTTCAGAAATATCACCCGAAGGcagtaaaaaagaagaagaggccGCCGTCTAAGTGGCAGAATCCTCCCAGAGAtaggctgaaaataaatgttgATGGTGTTTTCAGAGTTGATAGTGGATGTGGAGGCATTGGAGTAGTGGTCAGAAATGATTCTTGTACGGGTATTGCTGCGCTTGCTAGACCTTTTGTACATGCACACTCGGTTCTTAATATGGAAGTGGAGGCATGTAGAGCTGGTCTACTTTTTGGGATTCACCAAGGTTGGGCTGACATTGATATTGAAAGCAACTCTGCCATTCTGATTGCTGCTCTACAGAGTGAGGAGAAGAATTTCTCGGAGCCAGGTAACcttgttcgtaaatgaacattgtgagatttactTACCTCTAAATCCCGGTGCATTTTCACACGCTAACCAAGATAAGCACAAATCGCCGCAATCTGCTCAACACAATTCTGttaagtacctaatcacatacagtCTCATCTCAATACACAAAAcacaaagtgattaaagttcgaaaccTTCGTTTGGACAAAAATCTGAAAGTAACGCCGATCGAGGTGgaacctcatccgagaccacccaaaatCTTCGTAACACTCCTACGATCgatattgtttggacccaaaatgagcattttggtttgacaaagcgtgtcttggagaaattgagccaatatcagtggctcacatatatattttcgataagttcaaaaatatattattaagaggctaaataaggcctaccaaacatggaaatgaaaaatcaactttagcacattttcctacttcggctaggagaaagcgagctagacaagaaatgagggatggcggactaaccatccgaactccaaatgagttgaaactttccagattaattctagacatcccattgatcatttcttatgaagagtgccaaagcccgttaggagtggaaaaccttcaaacaaacagtccaattttctgcagaagcaaaacttggaaactggacctgtaagaggtccagcagcatttccggcccaaccacatggaaataaattctgaaattttaccacaataatctacattcatggtggatcatttcatatgaagaaatcgaaggttgaatctgagttcttagtggagataaaaattgagggataagggagcagaaaatgacttaaacctaacaaattccattaagtgtttaagtattcaaaacctaacattccattaatgtttaagtgctaaaacctaacccattatgagttgtttaaggccaaatagtgttgcttggtagcctataaatagaggctacaacatagaacaattcattcattcatacatcaaaacatctctaagatgatctaagttctctctagagcaaacctctctaagagcaactcctctccttctctttctcttatcggtgatcacactactagtcctagtcttctcagaagccgactttcagtgccaccaaaccctctgtcaacgtacttcggtcctagtctccttgggagccgattgtagtaccacgaccaaaaacaccacaaaagactcattcatacatcaaaacatctctaagatgatcgaagttctctctagagcaaacctctctaagagcaactcctttccttctctttctcttataggtgatcacactctaagtcctagtctcctcaagagctgactatcagtgccaccaaaccctctgtcaacgtacttcggtcctagtctcctcaggagccgattgtagtaccgcgaccacaacggttacggaactagccaagcaagggtaacgccctcgcaacccagcgaagctaaagtcacgctttagcaagttctccccacttcccggtgattttcgctctgctcgatctacgacgtcgagtatcgatttggtgacgcagaagattagcaaaagtcctcaccacgaggcataaagaatcccgcgacgaggttggtgctctcctcgtctacagtcgctcaaaagaagtcaggtcaagggacacccccaacgaccgcacccgaacggtgctggcacgcccacgcaagaaaagagactgttgaccagctgcaacaaaactggagccaaacagataTGTCAGCATTACAAGTCGATTCAACgatcggatcctcacggatagaaaacTGAGCGaatcaaaatcaccaaaaattctaacatgctcatacgatctccaaatgctacaaaccatatatcaaaacgctcgtatcgacgaatAGATGATATTTGGTGAAAGAACCTGCCCCAACCATGGTCGAACGCACCGCCATAggcagtgttctaaaactcggccgcctaggcgctgggtgGTGGGTCTCTGCCACGAGTAATGGCCAGTCGGTGGGGTGGGCATTCTGAGTTTTGGGCGACCGCTTAGTCAGACTAGGGGGCGACTAGGCGTCTAGGCGGCTGGGTTTTTCTGGGTGTCGCTGTTGAAATGTCTCTCCCTTCCTCATCAGATCTTGATACCCGATCGCTAGACATCGTGGGCTTCTTGACCACTCTGATTCATGATTCATAAACGTTATTTAGAGGGAACATGTGGGTGGCCACAATCATCTTCTTCAAGCTCAATGTTTTCGCTGTCGTTATTGAGTTTTCATTTCAGAAATTGGTTGTGGGAGGATGGATGTTTGGGACAATGAGCAGAATAGGACTTGTGTTTGGTTGATCTGATCAAATTCTCTTCATGGAAAATTGATTTTGGTGATTTGGGAATTGGGTTTTGAAAGATTGTAGGTGCGAATTGGTTTTAGAAGAGTTTGGAAGATTGGTTTTGGAAGATTTTGGAAGATTTTGGGTTATCTGTTGGGTTTGTGACTTCGTGTTTGAATATGCTAGGAATCATCCGGCCATGtgttcaattaaaaaaaatcaggCCATGTGTTCGACATGCATGAAATTACCTTATAGaaaattcatattattgttatttataaattataataagtatttatatatattttttaggtCTATAATATGTTTATATggtataaaataaattaaaaac
Coding sequences within:
- the LOC133709825 gene encoding isoamylase 1, chloroplastic; this translates as MEHLTTWSSAPRLHSHRHRLLFASNARLRSRSPNRLNWQMMLGFRRGGAPSAVKASDGGAAVVTAVAERPKLRRFQVSEGHPTPFGATPRDGGVNFAVYAGNAVSATLCLITLADLEQDKVTEQIPLDPVNNKTGNVWHVFLTGDVKDILYGYKFDGKFSPQEGHYYDSSKIVLDPYAKAVIRRGEFGSLGPDGNCWPQMACTVPSFDDKFNWEGDLPLKYPQKDLIIYEMHVRGFTRHESSMTELPGTYCGLVEKLDHLKELGINCIELMPCHEFNELEYFGYNSVLGDYKVNFWGYSTVSYFSPMIRYSSAGTRNCGRDAINEVKFLVKEAHRRGIEVIMDVVFNHTAEGNENGPILSFRGADNSVYYMLAPKGEFYNYSGCGNTFNCNHPVVRQFIVDCLRYWVTEMHVDGFRFDLASIMTRGTSLWDSTNVYGSLIEGDLLTTGTPLASPPLIDMISNDPILHGVKLIAEAWDAGGLYQLGMFPHWGIWSEWNGKYRDTVRQFIKGTDGFSGALAECLCGSPNLYQEGGGRPWNSINFICAHDGFTLADLVTYNNKHNLANGEDNNDGENHNNSWNCGQEGEFTRISVKKLRKRQMRNFFVCLMVSQGVPMIYMGDEYGHTKGGNNNTYCHDNYINYFRWDKKEESSSDFFRFCCLMTKFRQECESLGLNDFPTAERLQWHGLSPGQPDWSKTSRFVAFTLVDSVKREIYIAFNASHLPVNISLPERPGYRWEPLVDTSKASPFDFLSSDLPQRDIAVKQYAHFLDANLYPMLSYSSIILLLAPVEDG